The following coding sequences lie in one Danio rerio strain Tuebingen ecotype United States chromosome 3, GRCz12tu, whole genome shotgun sequence genomic window:
- the tex2 gene encoding testis-expressed protein 2 isoform X1: MTSKGGSHEDTLSPPSSSSSRSSAARKVQVQRSLSRDTITIHFSAKGNEEEEEEEELYRLAVSPSGLETEDQSIVTAQEASEELLSEGLGADMVTGMSCQTQSSALAIQHPSVSLGCTATSNLASFSWPSEQRSTPPLPSTHSASSSSSPAKALPSKPFLSLVKSLSSEVESREAPTVAPQSVRHRHLMKTLVKSLSTDTARPEQEPSSTPRPPDSRLNLHLFKPFTQTRVPGGSGDSKTAPSSPLTSPDSRSFFKVQEVEARIEDTKRRLSEVMCEPLQLLSKIIGEEPGGVSANSSSSTAAGVSYRSRNLSSSASELSNLSALNGHSESNNNYCIKEEEDLENESPVESATVELPLHRSPSLGLDRCFMSTLARQEDEDFCELYTEDFEFCTDMELDGEETHISLVQRGSTAGCSEEPTEGGEEEEEEDEPPGVPHNGLILLISIVYGYFVLPLPSYVCWVLMGVAAGFMLAILVVWLSARQKTSWGRHGSLSRRHQWNRVPLDIKEPAIYKGWMNEICSYDPETYHATLTHSVYVRLEGSVLRLSKPNRNIPRRATFSELKPDVTYVSQKIYDLTNSKVYLVPNNLARKRVWNKKYPICIELAKQDDFLAKAQGEKTEVMEEKTLTAGDKAEIVSTSEEPKRLHTEPVLYLFGRTGRDKEEWFRRMLFASKLKSEAKKPSGLPTSCLSHSRSSSRGSLDEVLQSHPKQKDLGASVKQKVLEYNVYMAKYVSQSVGSPTTSPVQSAGSSPGTTKKFPESCEQSAETEAWINALLGRMFWDFLREKYWADVVSKKIQKKLSKIRLPYFMNELTLTELDMGISIPKILSSSKPSVDHKGLWFDLEISYNGSFLMTLETKMNLTRLGKEGEGLGEQGKEGSRPRTYFLADSDEESSSAGSSDEEDTVEVPEIPGVEGFVGGHKPSKIMRFVDKIAKSKYFQKATETEFIKKKIEEVSNTPLLLTVEVQECQGTLAVNIPPPPTDRIWYGFRRPPRLELKARPKLGEREVTFAHVTDWIEKKLDQEFQKIFVMPNMDDVWLPIMHSAMDTRSNASALRDEETLDPKESLEDM; encoded by the exons ATGACCAGTAAGGGTGGTAGCCATGAAGACACGCTAAGCCCTCCGTCTTCCTCCTCTTCTCGGTCCTCAGCAGCCCGTAAGGTGCAGGTGCAGAGGTCGCTCTCCCGAGATACCATTACCATACATTTTTCTGCCAAGGGcaatgaggaagaggaggaggaagaggagctcTACAGGCTAGCTGTTTCCCCTTCTGGCCTTGAAACTGAAGATCAGAGCATAGTCACAGCTCAGGAAGCCAGCGAGGAGCTTCTTTCTGAAGGACTGGGAGCAGACATGGTTACAGGAATGTCATGCCAAACTCAAAGTTCTGCCTTAGCTATCCAGCACCCCTCTGTTAGCCTGGGCTGCACGGCTACTTCTAATCTTGCTAGTTTCTCATGGCCCTCTGAGCAAAGGTCAACTCCCCCATTACCTTCCACCCATTCAGCTTCCTCCAGCTCATCACCAGCTAAGGCCCTACCTTCTAAGCCCTTTCTCAGCCTAGTCAAGTCACTTTCCTCTGAGGTAGAGTCTAGAGAGGCTCCCACTGTTGCTCCCCAGTCGGTAAGGCACCGCCATTTGATGAAGACTCTAGTTAAATCTTTGTCTACAGACACTGCTCGACCTGAGCAGGAGCCTTCGTCAACTCCTCGACCCCCAGATTCGAGGCTCAATCTGCATCTTTTTAAACCTTTCACCCAAACACGTGTTCCTGGTGGCAGTGGAGACTCCAAAACTGCTCCCTCATCCCCCCTCACTTCCCCCGATAGCCGTTCTTTCTTTAAAGTCCAGGAAGTGGAAGCACGCATTGAAGACACAAAGCGCCGTCTCTCAGAGGTCATGTGTGAACCCCTTCAGCTGCTCAGCAAAATCATTGGCGAGGAACCCGGTGGTGTGAGCGCAAACTCTTCCTCATCTACGGCTGCAGGAGTGTCTTACCGGTCCAGAAACCTTTCCTCCAGCGCCTCTGAACTCTCTAACCTGTCTGCCCTCAATGGCCACTCAGAAAGCAACAATAACTACTGCATCAAGGAGGAGGAAGATCTGGAGAATGAAAGCCCTGTCGAGAGTGCAACTGTTGAGTTGCCTCTCCATAGGTCACCCTCGCTAGGATTGGACCGGTGTTTTATGTCAACGCTCGCTCGCCAGGAAGATGAAGACTTCTGTGAGCTTTACACCGAAGACTTTGAGTTCTGCACTGATATGGAGTTAGATGGAGAAGAGACTCATATATCCCTAGTACAAAGAGGGAGTACAGCAGGATGCAGTGAGGAACCGACTGAAGGaggggaggaggaggaagaggaagatgaGCCTCCGGGAGTACCTCACAATGGACTGATTCTTCTTATATCTATAGTTTATGGATACTTTGTGTTGCCACTGCCTTCCTATGTGTGTTGGGTGTTGATGGGGGTGGCGGCGGGTTTCATGCTGGCAATTTTGGTGGTGTGGTTGTCGGCAAGACAGAAAACATCTTGGGGCCGTCATGGCAGCTTGAGTAGAAGACACCAATGGAACAGGGTTCCTTTGGATATCAAAGAACCAGCCATCTACAAG GGTTGGATGAATGAGATCTGCAGTTATGACCCTGAGACATATCACGCCACACTCACTCACTCTGTGTATGTGCGTCTGGAGGGCTCTGTCCTGCGACTGTCCAAACCTAACCGCAATATCCCCCGTCGGGCAACCTTCAGTGAACTCAAACCTGATGTCACCTATGTTAGCCAAAAAATTTATGATCTCACTAACAGTAAG GTCTACCTGGTACCTAACAACCTGGCCAGGAAAAGGGTGTGGAATAAGAAGTATCCCATCTGCATTGAGCTGGCCAAGCAGGATGATTTCCTTGCCAAAGCCCAGGGAGAAAAAACAGAGGTGATGGAGGAGAAGACCCTTACAGCCGGAGACAAGGCTGAGATAGTAAGCACTAGTGAGGAACCTAAGAGACTGCACACAGAACCTGTGCTGTACCTCTTTGGGAGGACAGGACGAGATAAAGAAGAATGGTTCAGAAGGATGCTGTTTGCATCTAAACTGAAATCCGAAGCCAAGAAGCCCTCAGGCCTGCCTACAA GCTGTCTGTCTCACAGTCGCAGCAGCAGCCGTGGCAGTCTGGATGAAGTGCTCCAGTCTCATCCCAAACAAAAAGACCTCGGTGCCAGTGTCAAACAGAAAGTTCTGGAATACAACGTCTATATGGCCAAATATGTCAGCCAATCAGTTGGAAGCCCTACCACGAGCCCTGTTCAGAGTGCTGGAAGCAGTCCTGGAACCACTAAAAAG TTTCCAGAAAGTTGTGAACAGAGCGCTGAAACAGAGGCGTGGATCAATGCTCTTTTGGGTCGCATGTTCTGGGATTTTCTTAGGGAGAAATACTGGGCAGATGTGGTATCCAAAAAGATCCAGAAAAAGCTGAGTAAGATTAGG CTGCCATACTTCATGAATGAGCTGACTCTGACTGAGTTAGACATGGGAATATCCATTCCCAAGATCCTCAGCTCTTCTAAACCTTCTGTAGATCACAAAG GCCTTTGGTTTGACTTGGAGATATCCTACAATGGTTCCTTTCTCATGACTCTTGAAACCAAAATGAACCTGACCAGATTGGGAAAGGAGGGAGAAGGCCTTGGGGAACAGGGGAAAGAAGG ATCCAGACCCCGCACTTACTTCCTGGCCGACAGTGATGAAGAGTCATCAAGTGCAGGATCTTCTGATGAAGAAGATACTGTTGAAGTGCCTGAAATCCCAGGGGTGGAGGG TTTTGTTGGGGGACACAAACCAAGCAAAATCATGCGCTTTGTGGACAAGATTGCCAAATCCAAGTATTTCCAGAAAGCCACAGAGACTGAgttcattaaaaagaaaatcgAAGAAGTGTCCAATACTCCGCTGCTCCTGACGGTGGAGGTCCAGGAGTGCCAAGGAACACTTGCCGTTAACATTCCCCCACCTCCAACAGACAGAATATG GTATGGTTTCAGAAGGCCTCCTCGTCTGGAACTGAAAGCTCGGCCAAAACTGGGAGAAAGGGAGGTTACTTTTGCCCATGTGACAGACTGGATAGAAAAAAAACTAGATCAGGAATTTCAG AAAATATTTGTGATGCCAAACATGGATGATGTCTGGCTGCCTATCATGCACTCTGCCATGGACACACGTTCCAATGCCAGTGCCTTGAGGGACGAAGAAACCTTGGATCCTAAAGAATCTCTCGAGGACATGTGA
- the tex2 gene encoding testis-expressed protein 2 isoform X2, giving the protein MTSKGGSHEDTLSPPSSSSSRSSAARKVQVQRSLSRDTITIHFSAKGNEEEEEEEELYRLAVSPSGLETEDQSIVTAQEASEELLSEGLGADMVTGMSCQTQSSALAIQHPSVSLGCTATSNLASFSWPSEQRSTPPLPSTHSASSSSSPAKALPSKPFLSLVKSLSSEVESREAPTVAPQSVRHRHLMKTLVKSLSTDTARPEQEPSSTPRPPDSRLNLHLFKPFTQTRVPGGSGDSKTAPSSPLTSPDSRSFFKVQEVEARIEDTKRRLSEVMCEPLQLLSKIIGEEPGGVSANSSSSTAAGVSYRSRNLSSSASELSNLSALNGHSESNNNYCIKEEEDLENESPVESATVELPLHRSPSLGLDRCFMSTLARQEDEDFCELYTEDFEFCTDMELDGEETHISLVQRGSTAGCSEEPTEGGEEEEEEDEPPGVPHNGLILLISIVYGYFVLPLPSYVCWVLMGVAAGFMLAILVVWLSARQKTSWGRHGSLSRRHQWNRVPLDIKEPAIYKGWMNEICSYDPETYHATLTHSVYVRLEGSVLRLSKPNRNIPRRATFSELKPDVTYVSQKIYDLTNSKVYLVPNNLARKRVWNKKYPICIELAKQDDFLAKAQGEKTEVMEEKTLTAGDKAEIVSTSEEPKRLHTEPVLYLFGRTGRDKEEWFRRMLFASKLKSEAKKPSGLPTSCLSHSRSSSRGSLDEVLQSHPKQKDLGASVKQKVLEYNVYMAKYVSQSVGSPTTSPVQSAGSSPGTTKKFPESCEQSAETEAWINALLGRMFWDFLREKYWADVVSKKIQKKLSKIRLPYFMNELTLTELDMGISIPKILSSSKPSVDHKGLWFDLEISYNGSFLMTLETKMNLTRLGKEGEGLGEQGKEGPRTYFLADSDEESSSAGSSDEEDTVEVPEIPGVEGFVGGHKPSKIMRFVDKIAKSKYFQKATETEFIKKKIEEVSNTPLLLTVEVQECQGTLAVNIPPPPTDRIWYGFRRPPRLELKARPKLGEREVTFAHVTDWIEKKLDQEFQKIFVMPNMDDVWLPIMHSAMDTRSNASALRDEETLDPKESLEDM; this is encoded by the exons ATGACCAGTAAGGGTGGTAGCCATGAAGACACGCTAAGCCCTCCGTCTTCCTCCTCTTCTCGGTCCTCAGCAGCCCGTAAGGTGCAGGTGCAGAGGTCGCTCTCCCGAGATACCATTACCATACATTTTTCTGCCAAGGGcaatgaggaagaggaggaggaagaggagctcTACAGGCTAGCTGTTTCCCCTTCTGGCCTTGAAACTGAAGATCAGAGCATAGTCACAGCTCAGGAAGCCAGCGAGGAGCTTCTTTCTGAAGGACTGGGAGCAGACATGGTTACAGGAATGTCATGCCAAACTCAAAGTTCTGCCTTAGCTATCCAGCACCCCTCTGTTAGCCTGGGCTGCACGGCTACTTCTAATCTTGCTAGTTTCTCATGGCCCTCTGAGCAAAGGTCAACTCCCCCATTACCTTCCACCCATTCAGCTTCCTCCAGCTCATCACCAGCTAAGGCCCTACCTTCTAAGCCCTTTCTCAGCCTAGTCAAGTCACTTTCCTCTGAGGTAGAGTCTAGAGAGGCTCCCACTGTTGCTCCCCAGTCGGTAAGGCACCGCCATTTGATGAAGACTCTAGTTAAATCTTTGTCTACAGACACTGCTCGACCTGAGCAGGAGCCTTCGTCAACTCCTCGACCCCCAGATTCGAGGCTCAATCTGCATCTTTTTAAACCTTTCACCCAAACACGTGTTCCTGGTGGCAGTGGAGACTCCAAAACTGCTCCCTCATCCCCCCTCACTTCCCCCGATAGCCGTTCTTTCTTTAAAGTCCAGGAAGTGGAAGCACGCATTGAAGACACAAAGCGCCGTCTCTCAGAGGTCATGTGTGAACCCCTTCAGCTGCTCAGCAAAATCATTGGCGAGGAACCCGGTGGTGTGAGCGCAAACTCTTCCTCATCTACGGCTGCAGGAGTGTCTTACCGGTCCAGAAACCTTTCCTCCAGCGCCTCTGAACTCTCTAACCTGTCTGCCCTCAATGGCCACTCAGAAAGCAACAATAACTACTGCATCAAGGAGGAGGAAGATCTGGAGAATGAAAGCCCTGTCGAGAGTGCAACTGTTGAGTTGCCTCTCCATAGGTCACCCTCGCTAGGATTGGACCGGTGTTTTATGTCAACGCTCGCTCGCCAGGAAGATGAAGACTTCTGTGAGCTTTACACCGAAGACTTTGAGTTCTGCACTGATATGGAGTTAGATGGAGAAGAGACTCATATATCCCTAGTACAAAGAGGGAGTACAGCAGGATGCAGTGAGGAACCGACTGAAGGaggggaggaggaggaagaggaagatgaGCCTCCGGGAGTACCTCACAATGGACTGATTCTTCTTATATCTATAGTTTATGGATACTTTGTGTTGCCACTGCCTTCCTATGTGTGTTGGGTGTTGATGGGGGTGGCGGCGGGTTTCATGCTGGCAATTTTGGTGGTGTGGTTGTCGGCAAGACAGAAAACATCTTGGGGCCGTCATGGCAGCTTGAGTAGAAGACACCAATGGAACAGGGTTCCTTTGGATATCAAAGAACCAGCCATCTACAAG GGTTGGATGAATGAGATCTGCAGTTATGACCCTGAGACATATCACGCCACACTCACTCACTCTGTGTATGTGCGTCTGGAGGGCTCTGTCCTGCGACTGTCCAAACCTAACCGCAATATCCCCCGTCGGGCAACCTTCAGTGAACTCAAACCTGATGTCACCTATGTTAGCCAAAAAATTTATGATCTCACTAACAGTAAG GTCTACCTGGTACCTAACAACCTGGCCAGGAAAAGGGTGTGGAATAAGAAGTATCCCATCTGCATTGAGCTGGCCAAGCAGGATGATTTCCTTGCCAAAGCCCAGGGAGAAAAAACAGAGGTGATGGAGGAGAAGACCCTTACAGCCGGAGACAAGGCTGAGATAGTAAGCACTAGTGAGGAACCTAAGAGACTGCACACAGAACCTGTGCTGTACCTCTTTGGGAGGACAGGACGAGATAAAGAAGAATGGTTCAGAAGGATGCTGTTTGCATCTAAACTGAAATCCGAAGCCAAGAAGCCCTCAGGCCTGCCTACAA GCTGTCTGTCTCACAGTCGCAGCAGCAGCCGTGGCAGTCTGGATGAAGTGCTCCAGTCTCATCCCAAACAAAAAGACCTCGGTGCCAGTGTCAAACAGAAAGTTCTGGAATACAACGTCTATATGGCCAAATATGTCAGCCAATCAGTTGGAAGCCCTACCACGAGCCCTGTTCAGAGTGCTGGAAGCAGTCCTGGAACCACTAAAAAG TTTCCAGAAAGTTGTGAACAGAGCGCTGAAACAGAGGCGTGGATCAATGCTCTTTTGGGTCGCATGTTCTGGGATTTTCTTAGGGAGAAATACTGGGCAGATGTGGTATCCAAAAAGATCCAGAAAAAGCTGAGTAAGATTAGG CTGCCATACTTCATGAATGAGCTGACTCTGACTGAGTTAGACATGGGAATATCCATTCCCAAGATCCTCAGCTCTTCTAAACCTTCTGTAGATCACAAAG GCCTTTGGTTTGACTTGGAGATATCCTACAATGGTTCCTTTCTCATGACTCTTGAAACCAAAATGAACCTGACCAGATTGGGAAAGGAGGGAGAAGGCCTTGGGGAACAGGGGAAAGAAGG ACCCCGCACTTACTTCCTGGCCGACAGTGATGAAGAGTCATCAAGTGCAGGATCTTCTGATGAAGAAGATACTGTTGAAGTGCCTGAAATCCCAGGGGTGGAGGG TTTTGTTGGGGGACACAAACCAAGCAAAATCATGCGCTTTGTGGACAAGATTGCCAAATCCAAGTATTTCCAGAAAGCCACAGAGACTGAgttcattaaaaagaaaatcgAAGAAGTGTCCAATACTCCGCTGCTCCTGACGGTGGAGGTCCAGGAGTGCCAAGGAACACTTGCCGTTAACATTCCCCCACCTCCAACAGACAGAATATG GTATGGTTTCAGAAGGCCTCCTCGTCTGGAACTGAAAGCTCGGCCAAAACTGGGAGAAAGGGAGGTTACTTTTGCCCATGTGACAGACTGGATAGAAAAAAAACTAGATCAGGAATTTCAG AAAATATTTGTGATGCCAAACATGGATGATGTCTGGCTGCCTATCATGCACTCTGCCATGGACACACGTTCCAATGCCAGTGCCTTGAGGGACGAAGAAACCTTGGATCCTAAAGAATCTCTCGAGGACATGTGA
- the tex2 gene encoding testis-expressed protein 2 (The RefSeq protein has 8 substitutions compared to this genomic sequence), whose translation MTSKGGSHEDTLSPPSSSSSRSSAARKVQVQRSLSRDTITIHFSAKGNEEEEEEEELYRLAVSPSGLETEDQSIVTAQEASEELLSEGLGADMVTGMSCQTQSSALAIQHPSVSLGCTATSNLASFSWPSEQRSTPPLPSTHSASSSSSPAKALPSKPFLSLVKSPSSEVESREVPTVAPQSVRHRHLMKTLVKSLSTDTARPEQEPSSTPRPPDSRLNLHLFKPFTQTRVPGGSGDSKTAPSSPLTSPDSRSFFKVQEVEARIEDTKRRLSEVMCEPLQLLSKIIGEEPGGVSANSSSSTTAGVSYRSRNLSSSASELSNLSALNGHSESNNNYCIKEEEDLENESPVESATVELPLHRSPSLGLDRCFMSTLARQEDEEFCELYTEDFEFCTDMELDGEEPHISQVQRGSTAGCSEEPTEGGEEEEEEDEPPGVPHNGLILLISIVYGYFVLPLPSYVCWVLMGVAAGFMLAILVVWLSARQKTSWGRHGSLSRRHQWNRVPLDIKEPAIYKGWMNEICSYDPETYHATLTHSVYVRLEGSVLRLSKPNRNIPRRATFSELKPDVTYVSQKIYDLTNSKVYLVPNNLARKRVWNKKYPICIELAKQDDFLAKAQGEKTEVMEEKTLTAGDKAEIVSTSEEPKRVHTEPVLYLFGRTGRDKEEWFRRMLFASKLKSEAKKPSGLPTSCLSHSRSSSRGSLDEVLQSHPKQKDLGASVKQKVLEYNVYMAKYVSQSVGSPTTSPVQSAGSSPGTTKKFPESCEQSAETEAWINALLGRMFWDFLREKYWADVVSKKIQKKLSKIRLPYFMNELTLTELDMGISIPKILSSSKPSVDHKGLWFDLEISYNGSFLMTLETKMNLTRLGKEGEGLGEQGKEGPRTYFLADSDEESSSAGSSDEEDTVEVPEIPGVEGFVGGHKPSKIMRFVDKIAKSKYFQKATETEFIKKKIEEVSNTPLLLTVEVQECQGTLAVNIPPPPTDRIWYGFRRPPRLELKARPKLGEREVTFAHVTDWIEKKLDQEFQKIFVMPNMDDVWLPIMHSAMDTRSNASALKDEETLDPKESLEDM comes from the exons ATGACCAGTAAGGGTGGTAGCCATGAAGACACGCTAAGCCCTCCGTCTTCCTCCTCTTCTCGGTCCTCAGCAGCCCGTAAGGTGCAGGTGCAGAGGTCGCTCTCCCGAGATACCATTACCATACATTTTTCTGCCAAGGGcaatgaggaagaggaggaggaagaggagctcTACAGGCTAGCTGTTTCCCCTTCTGGCCTTGAAACTGAAGATCAGAGCATAGTCACAGCTCAGGAAGCCAGCGAGGAGCTTCTTTCTGAAGGACTGGGAGCAGACATGGTTACAGGAATGTCATGCCAAACTCAAAGTTCTGCCTTAGCTATCCAGCACCCCTCTGTTAGCCTGGGCTGCACGGCTACTTCTAATCTTGCTAGTTTCTCATGGCCCTCTGAGCAAAGGTCAACTCCCCCATTACCTTCCACCCATTCAGCTTCCTCCAGCTCATCACCAGCTAAGGCCCTACCTTCTAAGCCCTTTCTCAGCCTAGTCAAGTCACTTTCCTCTGAGGTAGAGTCTAGAGAGGCTCCCACTGTTGCTCCCCAGTCGGTAAGGCACCGCCATTTGATGAAGACTCTAGTTAAATCTTTGTCTACAGACACTGCTCGACCTGAGCAGGAGCCTTCGTCAACTCCTCGACCCCCAGATTCGAGGCTCAATCTGCATCTTTTTAAACCTTTCACCCAAACACGTGTTCCTGGTGGCAGTGGAGACTCCAAAACTGCTCCCTCATCCCCCCTCACTTCCCCCGATAGCCGTTCTTTCTTTAAAGTCCAGGAAGTGGAAGCACGCATTGAAGACACAAAGCGCCGTCTCTCAGAGGTCATGTGTGAACCCCTTCAGCTGCTCAGCAAAATCATTGGCGAGGAACCCGGTGGTGTGAGCGCAAACTCTTCCTCATCTACGGCTGCAGGAGTGTCTTACCGGTCCAGAAACCTTTCCTCCAGCGCCTCTGAACTCTCTAACCTGTCTGCCCTCAATGGCCACTCAGAAAGCAACAATAACTACTGCATCAAGGAGGAGGAAGATCTGGAGAATGAAAGCCCTGTCGAGAGTGCAACTGTTGAGTTGCCTCTCCATAGGTCACCCTCGCTAGGATTGGACCGGTGTTTTATGTCAACGCTCGCTCGCCAGGAAGATGAAGACTTCTGTGAGCTTTACACCGAAGACTTTGAGTTCTGCACTGATATGGAGTTAGATGGAGAAGAGACTCATATATCCCTAGTACAAAGAGGGAGTACAGCAGGATGCAGTGAGGAACCGACTGAAGGaggggaggaggaggaagaggaagatgaGCCTCCGGGAGTACCTCACAATGGACTGATTCTTCTTATATCTATAGTTTATGGATACTTTGTGTTGCCACTGCCTTCCTATGTGTGTTGGGTGTTGATGGGGGTGGCGGCGGGTTTCATGCTGGCAATTTTGGTGGTGTGGTTGTCGGCAAGACAGAAAACATCTTGGGGCCGTCATGGCAGCTTGAGTAGAAGACACCAATGGAACAGGGTTCCTTTGGATATCAAAGAACCAGCCATCTACAAG GGTTGGATGAATGAGATCTGCAGTTATGACCCTGAGACATATCACGCCACACTCACTCACTCTGTGTATGTGCGTCTGGAGGGCTCTGTCCTGCGACTGTCCAAACCTAACCGCAATATCCCCCGTCGGGCAACCTTCAGTGAACTCAAACCTGATGTCACCTATGTTAGCCAAAAAATTTATGATCTCACTAACAGTAAG GTCTACCTGGTACCTAACAACCTGGCCAGGAAAAGGGTGTGGAATAAGAAGTATCCCATCTGCATTGAGCTGGCCAAGCAGGATGATTTCCTTGCCAAAGCCCAGGGAGAAAAAACAGAGGTGATGGAGGAGAAGACCCTTACAGCCGGAGACAAGGCTGAGATAGTAAGCACTAGTGAGGAACCTAAGAGACTGCACACAGAACCTGTGCTGTACCTCTTTGGGAGGACAGGACGAGATAAAGAAGAATGGTTCAGAAGGATGCTGTTTGCATCTAAACTGAAATCCGAAGCCAAGAAGCCCTCAGGCCTGCCTACAA GCTGTCTGTCTCACAGTCGCAGCAGCAGCCGTGGCAGTCTGGATGAAGTGCTCCAGTCTCATCCCAAACAAAAAGACCTCGGTGCCAGTGTCAAACAGAAAGTTCTGGAATACAACGTCTATATGGCCAAATATGTCAGCCAATCAGTTGGAAGCCCTACCACGAGCCCTGTTCAGAGTGCTGGAAGCAGTCCTGGAACCACTAAAAAG TTTCCAGAAAGTTGTGAACAGAGCGCTGAAACAGAGGCGTGGATCAATGCTCTTTTGGGTCGCATGTTCTGGGATTTTCTTAGGGAGAAATACTGGGCAGATGTGGTATCCAAAAAGATCCAGAAAAAGCTGAGTAAGATTAGG CTGCCATACTTCATGAATGAGCTGACTCTGACTGAGTTAGACATGGGAATATCCATTCCCAAGATCCTCAGCTCTTCTAAACCTTCTGTAGATCACAAAG GCCTTTGGTTTGACTTGGAGATATCCTACAATGGTTCCTTTCTCATGACTCTTGAAACCAAAATGAACCTGACCAGATTGGGAAAGGAGGGAGAAGGCCTTGGGGAACAGGGGAAAGAAGG ACCCCGCACTTACTTCCTGGCCGACAGTGATGAAGAGTCATCAAGTGCAGGATCTTCTGATGAAGAAGATACTGTTGAAGTGCCTGAAATCCCAGGGGTGGAGGG TTTTGTTGGGGGACACAAACCAAGCAAAATCATGCGCTTTGTGGACAAGATTGCCAAATCCAAGTATTTCCAGAAAGCCACAGAGACTGAgttcattaaaaagaaaatcgAAGAAGTGTCCAATACTCCGCTGCTCCTGACGGTGGAGGTCCAGGAGTGCCAAGGAACACTTGCCGTTAACATTCCCCCACCTCCAACAGACAGAATATG GTATGGTTTCAGAAGGCCTCCTCGTCTGGAACTGAAAGCTCGGCCAAAACTGGGAGAAAGGGAGGTTACTTTTGCCCATGTGACAGACTGGATAGAAAAAAAACTAGATCAGGAATTTCAG AAAATATTTGTGATGCCAAACATGGATGATGTCTGGCTGCCTATCATGCACTCTGCCATGGACACACGTTCCAATGCCAGTGCCTTGAGGGACGAAGAAACCTTGGATCCTAAAGAATCTCTCGAGGACATGTGA